From the genome of Methylocystis heyeri:
AGATTTCGTTCGGCGCTCAGATCCATTTGAGCGGCCTCCGAAAGCCTCTGGCATGCGTCCGGGCGTTGCGACAACCATTCCCCGACGGGCTGCAAGGCGTTCAGCAGCGCCCGATGCGTCAGAGTAAGGCGCGCGCCGCCGAAGGGCGGGCAGTCGTGGTTGAGTATGCTCCACGAATATTGAAACGCATCGAAAAAGCCGGGATGGGCCACCGCGATTGTTTCGCAGGCGGAGCGGTCCGAAGCCACCCCGATCCAGCGCACCAAACCCTTGCTTCGCAGATCGTCGAGAAAGCGCAGGACCTCGTCGGTGACGTCCTCGGGTTCCGCCTGATGGAGGAAGAACAGATCCAAATAGTCCGTTCGGAGCCGCCGCAGCGATTCCGTGAGGGAGGCCTCGATCACCGGCAATCCAAACTGCCTGCGCGCTCCCTGGACCACCTTCGAACCAACGCCCCGCGTGATCATCGGGAGGGCTCGGCGGATTGGAGCCGCCAACGCGCGCGCCGCCATGACGTATGATTTTACCTGGGGGCGAGCCAAGCCGGCTTTGGAGGCGATCGTCACCTCGCTGCGGCGTCCGACCAAGGCTGCGCCGAGCGCATCTTCCGCGGAGCCCATCCCGTAGCTGGGAGCCACGTCGAAATGCCTTATCCCTCCCTCCAACGCCGCGTGGATCAGGCGGCTGGATTTACGCTGCTCCCAGCCGGCCGTCAGATACGCGCATCCAAACCCCAGAGGCGTAGTTTCGACGCCGGCAATTTTCGGGTGGCGCCTTGCCAACGGCTCCACGCGCGATTCGGCCTTCGATTCTGGCGTCCGATCATTCTGCAAGGCGTCGACGATACTATCACAAACCCGCAGTCCCAAAGCTATCGCCGTGAAGGTCGGATTCGGAAACCCGCTCGACGGATAGACCGCAGCGCCCGCTACAAAGAGATTCTGGGCGCCGAACACGCGCAAGTTTGCATCGACGACGCCGCCGGCGGCGTCGCCGGCCATGCGGGCGCCCCCCATCTGATGGTTGGCGTCGTCGATCCCTTGCAAAAAGGCCGGATCGCCAGCAGCGAGCCGAGGATCGAGTTCGATCCGGGCCAGGCCGGCGCCTTCGATATATTCCGCCAGCATCAGGGCGAAGCGCGATAGTGTGGCGATTTCCGCCTCTTCAACTTTCCAGACCACCTTCACCTGGGGTACGCCCAGGCAATCCCGTTCTTCAGATAAAGTAATGGCGCTCGACATCAGTGCGCGCTGCTCCGATGTCAAACGAAGTTGGATTCCGAGATCGGCCGGGTTGTACATGCGTCGATAGAAGATATACCGCAGCACCAAAGGCAACGAGAACCTGAGAATGAACAAGGCCTCGCGCGGCAGTGATTTCAAGTCGACGTCGAAACGCCCCCGCATCAGCGATTTGACGAAGGACTTGGCGAAGGCCAAATGTTCTGAAAGTGATGAGTTGAAGAGGAAATGACCCGCGATCGAGCCTAGCTCGTGCTTCATCTGGGCGTCGCAGGCCAATTTGAGCTTTGGACTGTATTTGACGCCGTCGATGTAAGCATTGTCGAAAATCTCGTGAAAACGCTCTTTGTCGATCGGATAGGCGCTGCCAGCGTCGCAGTCGACATGATCGAGAAAGCCTTTTCC
Proteins encoded in this window:
- a CDS encoding aldo/keto reductase, which encodes MYSDMLFELSRVDLGALPAPEIIIVGGGAVGLTMAAELARKQRRVLLLEAGTKRVSRESQALMEGASWEGFPLVGLHSGRFRVLGGGTNFWGGQLVPMDQAVFLDRPWREETAWPIAPEEIQAYYRRAFELIGMRQQLEDPEVWKRLGITPPASSSNIDLIFTRWAPEPNFAQLFAEDIEKSPNLTVLLDAQVTAFEMENDRVVGARTKSLSGREATFRAPFVVLANGTVEIARLLMLPLASGQPAPWSGNPWLGKGFLDHVDCDAGSAYPIDKERFHEIFDNAYIDGVKYSPKLKLACDAQMKHELGSIAGHFLFNSSLSEHLAFAKSFVKSLMRGRFDVDLKSLPREALFILRFSLPLVLRYIFYRRMYNPADLGIQLRLTSEQRALMSSAITLSEERDCLGVPQVKVVWKVEEAEIATLSRFALMLAEYIEGAGLARIELDPRLAAGDPAFLQGIDDANHQMGGARMAGDAAGGVVDANLRVFGAQNLFVAGAAVYPSSGFPNPTFTAIALGLRVCDSIVDALQNDRTPESKAESRVEPLARRHPKIAGVETTPLGFGCAYLTAGWEQRKSSRLIHAALEGGIRHFDVAPSYGMGSAEDALGAALVGRRSEVTIASKAGLARPQVKSYVMAARALAAPIRRALPMITRGVGSKVVQGARRQFGLPVIEASLTESLRRLRTDYLDLFFLHQAEPEDVTDEVLRFLDDLRSKGLVRWIGVASDRSACETIAVAHPGFFDAFQYSWSILNHDCPPFGGARLTLTHRALLNALQPVGEWLSQRPDACQRLSEAAQMDLSAERNLADVLLSCALLANEDGIVLASSRKTQRVRRLGEVMENQSLKNSARAFLAAFPQEAGTYFGSEARPA